The proteins below are encoded in one region of Elusimicrobiota bacterium:
- a CDS encoding TolC family protein, producing the protein MTPTGIFPILFLTVAAWAAEPPAASAPRAGEVLDLGRCIDLALAQDPDLRGLGYAADAAEARLVQSRSAYLPSVNATAGYQKYEADKINYDDPFRSQTINDFYYKTAGASVSQLLFDFGKRYASIKATRFLRDAARSQRDSLAVQIAAEVKQAYYDLLQAKRARDLRAEMVEQYKQHLSVAKTRFDAGVRPKYYVTKAETDLSNAELDALRADRDLQVAQAVLATAMNFANAPVFDIVDNLDFEKYETNLDAILARSFSDRQDLKALSAQVESARKSLSAARGDLFPDFYASAGYQFAGSRSPITHGWNAGVNLTADLFTGFRKVGKVSEAKGLLRQTETQVESLKLQIGLDARKAFLSLQEAEKAIATATMGVEDAKENRDIAELNYSSGSGTPVEVTDAAVLYSNARLSLISALHDYKVARANIEKTMGMR; encoded by the coding sequence GTGACGCCAACAGGAATCTTTCCGATCCTATTTCTGACCGTCGCGGCTTGGGCCGCGGAGCCGCCCGCGGCGTCGGCGCCGCGGGCGGGCGAGGTCCTCGACCTCGGACGCTGCATCGACCTGGCCCTGGCCCAGGACCCGGACCTGCGCGGCTTGGGCTATGCCGCGGACGCCGCCGAGGCGCGCCTAGTCCAGTCCCGTTCCGCCTACCTGCCTTCGGTCAACGCCACGGCCGGCTACCAGAAGTACGAGGCCGACAAGATCAACTACGACGACCCTTTCCGCAGCCAGACCATCAACGACTTCTATTATAAGACCGCCGGCGCGTCGGTCAGCCAGCTCCTCTTCGACTTCGGCAAGCGCTACGCCTCGATCAAGGCGACCCGCTTCCTGCGCGACGCGGCCCGGTCCCAGCGCGACTCCCTGGCGGTCCAGATCGCCGCCGAGGTCAAGCAGGCCTACTACGACTTGCTGCAGGCCAAGCGCGCGCGCGACCTGCGCGCGGAGATGGTCGAGCAGTACAAACAGCACCTCTCCGTGGCCAAGACGCGCTTTGACGCGGGAGTGCGGCCCAAGTACTACGTGACCAAGGCGGAGACGGACCTGAGCAACGCAGAGCTCGATGCCCTGCGCGCCGACCGGGACCTGCAGGTGGCGCAGGCGGTGCTGGCCACGGCCATGAACTTCGCCAACGCGCCCGTCTTCGACATCGTGGACAACCTCGACTTCGAGAAGTACGAGACCAACCTCGACGCCATCCTGGCTCGGAGCTTCTCGGACCGGCAGGACCTCAAGGCCCTCTCGGCGCAGGTGGAGTCGGCCCGCAAGAGCCTGTCCGCCGCGCGCGGGGACCTCTTCCCGGACTTCTACGCGAGCGCGGGCTACCAGTTCGCGGGCAGCCGTTCGCCCATCACGCACGGCTGGAACGCGGGCGTCAACCTCACCGCGGACCTCTTCACGGGCTTCCGGAAGGTCGGCAAGGTCTCCGAGGCCAAGGGCCTCCTGCGCCAGACCGAGACCCAGGTGGAGAGCCTCAAGCTGCAGATCGGGCTGGATGCCCGCAAGGCCTTCCTCTCTTTGCAGGAGGCGGAGAAGGCCATCGCGACCGCGACTATGGGCGTCGAAGACGCCAAGGAGAACCGGGACATCGCGGAGCTCAATTATTCCTCCGGCTCCGGCACGCCCGTGGAGGTGACCGACGCGGCCGTGCTCTACAGCAACGCGCGCTTGAGCCTCATCTCGGCCCTGCACGACTACAAGGTCGCGCGGGCCAACATCGAAAAGACCATGGGGATGCGATGA
- a CDS encoding efflux RND transporter permease subunit has product MNLSEIWIRRPVMTVLVMVSILFFGLVSYKLLPISDLPTVDFPIIVVNASLPGASPEVMASSVATPLEKQFSSIAGLDAMSSKNMQGSTQIVLQFSLDRDADAAAMDVNTAIAAAQGFLPTNLPTPPTYLKVNPADQPVIYFALASDTLPISTVNEYAETTVSRYLSALSGVGQVNIYGSKKFAVRIQVNPATLTGRNIALSEVADAIRGGNVNLPSGQIDGLQQSYTLEIPGQLFKAEEYGNLIVKYQNGYPVRVKDLGQALDDVQTNKSTAWFVKGGKSQDAVIVAVTRQPGTNTVKVVQEIREAFPKIRQLIPASVGIYEVFDQSRFIEESIKDVQLTLLLTITLVIFVVFLFIREFRPTIIPSVTIPLALVATFAVMKVLGFSLNNLSMMALVLSVGFVVDDAIVMLENVIRHMELGEDGMTATLQGSKEIGFTIISMTLSLVVVFVPLLFMGGLVGRLFREFAVSIAAAILVSGFLSITLTPMMCSVMLKGMGKGEKKKEPNRLFRLVEQGLLAMNGGYARTLKLALGRKSLSLWLTVGVLAGTGILFKVLPKGFIPSQDQDYFTVYTQADDKTSFAQMVGYQKKVNAILAPDPDLMDLISVAGMNPMNTGFVFAGFKPSSERKRSIDQILASYRAPLNAVPGLMAFLNNPPPITVGGKSTNAQWQYVLQSSNLDDLYRVTPVMVDKMRAVPGLTDVSSDLQLRRPKLRIHVDRDKASSLGVSLQALQDTFYSAFGSRYVSTIYGESNEYYVILELDPQFMQDPAAIGRIYLRSKTGDLVPLSTISRIEATVSPVAVNHQGQIPAATISFNLKPGTSIGQAMAAVKKLEAEILPSTISTDFSGSAKEFSKSMSTLGFLMVVTIFIIYVVLGVLYENYWHPVTILSALPLAGFGALFSLWVFRMELDMYAFVGVIMLVGLVKKNGIMMVDTALELQRGKNLPPEEAIYEACKERFRPIMMTTLAALLGTLPIALGFGAGGESRMPMGVAVVGGLFFSQFLTLYVTPVFFLYFDRIARWTSGSKPA; this is encoded by the coding sequence ATGAACCTCTCCGAGATCTGGATCCGCCGGCCGGTCATGACCGTCCTGGTCATGGTCTCCATCCTCTTCTTCGGGCTGGTGAGCTACAAGCTCCTGCCCATCAGCGACCTGCCCACCGTGGACTTCCCCATCATCGTGGTCAACGCCAGCCTGCCCGGGGCCAGCCCCGAGGTCATGGCCTCCTCCGTGGCCACTCCGCTGGAGAAGCAGTTCTCCAGCATCGCCGGGCTCGACGCCATGAGCAGCAAGAACATGCAGGGCAGCACCCAGATCGTCCTGCAGTTCTCTTTGGACCGCGACGCGGACGCGGCCGCCATGGACGTCAACACGGCCATCGCCGCGGCGCAGGGCTTTTTGCCCACCAACCTGCCCACGCCTCCCACCTACCTGAAGGTCAACCCCGCGGACCAGCCGGTCATATACTTCGCCCTGGCCTCGGACACCTTGCCCATCTCCACGGTCAACGAGTACGCGGAGACCACGGTCTCGCGCTACCTCTCCGCCCTGAGCGGGGTCGGCCAGGTCAACATCTACGGCTCCAAGAAGTTCGCGGTGCGCATCCAGGTCAACCCCGCGACCTTGACCGGCCGCAACATCGCGCTCTCCGAGGTCGCCGACGCCATCCGCGGGGGCAACGTGAACCTGCCCTCCGGCCAGATCGACGGGCTCCAGCAGTCCTACACCTTGGAGATCCCCGGCCAGCTCTTCAAGGCCGAGGAGTACGGCAACCTCATCGTCAAGTACCAGAACGGCTACCCGGTCCGCGTCAAGGACCTGGGCCAGGCTTTAGACGACGTGCAGACCAACAAGTCCACGGCTTGGTTCGTGAAAGGCGGCAAGAGCCAGGACGCGGTCATCGTGGCGGTCACGCGCCAGCCGGGCACGAACACGGTCAAGGTGGTCCAGGAGATCCGGGAGGCCTTCCCCAAGATCCGCCAGCTCATCCCAGCGTCGGTGGGCATCTACGAGGTCTTCGACCAGTCCCGCTTCATCGAGGAGTCCATCAAGGACGTGCAGCTGACCTTGCTGCTGACCATCACCTTGGTCATCTTCGTCGTCTTCCTCTTCATCCGGGAGTTCCGCCCCACCATCATCCCGAGCGTGACCATCCCGCTGGCTTTGGTGGCCACCTTCGCGGTCATGAAGGTCCTGGGCTTCTCGCTCAACAACCTCTCCATGATGGCCCTGGTCCTCTCGGTGGGCTTCGTGGTGGACGACGCCATCGTCATGCTGGAGAACGTCATCCGGCACATGGAGCTGGGCGAGGACGGCATGACCGCCACCTTGCAGGGCTCCAAGGAGATCGGCTTCACCATCATCTCCATGACCCTTTCCTTGGTCGTGGTCTTCGTGCCCCTGCTGTTCATGGGCGGGCTGGTGGGCCGCCTGTTCCGCGAGTTCGCGGTCAGCATCGCGGCGGCGATACTCGTCTCCGGGTTCCTATCCATCACGCTGACGCCCATGATGTGCAGCGTGATGCTCAAGGGCATGGGCAAGGGCGAGAAGAAGAAGGAGCCCAACCGGCTCTTCCGGCTCGTGGAGCAAGGGCTGCTGGCCATGAACGGGGGCTACGCGCGCACGCTCAAGCTCGCGCTGGGCCGCAAGAGCCTCTCTTTGTGGCTGACCGTCGGCGTCCTGGCCGGCACGGGGATCCTCTTCAAGGTCCTGCCCAAGGGCTTCATCCCCAGCCAGGACCAGGACTACTTCACCGTGTACACGCAGGCGGACGACAAGACCTCGTTCGCCCAGATGGTCGGGTATCAGAAGAAGGTCAACGCCATCCTCGCCCCGGACCCGGACCTGATGGACCTCATCTCCGTGGCCGGCATGAACCCGATGAACACGGGCTTCGTGTTCGCGGGCTTCAAGCCCTCCTCCGAGCGCAAGCGCAGCATCGACCAGATCCTGGCCTCCTACCGCGCTCCCTTGAACGCCGTGCCGGGCCTGATGGCCTTCCTCAACAACCCTCCGCCCATCACCGTGGGCGGCAAGTCCACCAACGCCCAGTGGCAGTACGTGCTGCAGAGCTCCAACCTCGACGACCTCTACCGGGTCACCCCGGTCATGGTGGACAAGATGCGCGCCGTGCCCGGCCTGACCGACGTGAGCTCGGACCTGCAGCTGCGCCGGCCCAAGCTGCGCATCCATGTGGACCGGGACAAGGCCTCCTCCTTGGGCGTCTCTTTGCAGGCCCTCCAGGACACCTTCTACTCGGCCTTCGGCTCGCGCTACGTCTCGACCATCTACGGCGAGAGCAACGAGTACTACGTCATCCTGGAGCTGGACCCCCAATTCATGCAGGACCCGGCCGCCATAGGCCGGATCTACCTGCGCTCGAAGACCGGGGACCTGGTGCCGCTCTCCACCATCTCGCGCATCGAGGCCACGGTCTCGCCCGTGGCCGTGAACCACCAGGGTCAGATCCCGGCCGCGACCATCTCTTTCAACCTCAAGCCGGGCACCTCCATCGGCCAAGCCATGGCCGCGGTCAAGAAGCTCGAGGCCGAGATCCTGCCCTCGACCATCAGCACGGACTTCTCCGGCTCGGCCAAGGAGTTCTCCAAATCCATGTCGACCTTGGGCTTCCTCATGGTCGTGACCATCTTCATCATCTACGTGGTCCTGGGGGTCCTCTACGAGAACTACTGGCACCCGGTCACCATCCTCTCAGCCCTGCCCTTGGCCGGGTTCGGGGCCCTGTTCTCTTTGTGGGTCTTCCGCATGGAGCTCGACATGTACGCCTTCGTGGGAGTCATCATGCTGGTGGGCCTGGTGAAGAAGAACGGCATCATGATGGTGGACACGGCCCTGGAGCTCCAGCGCGGCAAGAACCTGCCTCCGGAGGAGGCCATCTACGAGGCCTGCAAGGAGCGCTTCCGGCCCATCATGATGACGACCTTGGCGGCGCTGCTGGGCACCTTGCCCATCGCTTTGGGCTTCGGCGCGGGCGGCGAGTCGCGCATGCCCATGGGCGTGGCCGTGGTGGGAGGGCTGTTCTTCTCCCAGTTCCTGACGCTCTACGTGACCCCGGTCTTCTTCCTGTACTTCGACCGGATCGCCCGCTGGACCTCCGGGAGCAAGCCCGCCTAG
- a CDS encoding efflux RND transporter periplasmic adaptor subunit: MKNILLCATVLSLAGASLGGCKKKPKTGGDAPVPVVTAQVQKKEMPVAIEAPGTAEPIRMVQVTAQVDGQLLKVNFKEGDMVKQGDLLMVIDPAPYKQKLQKMQADLDGDEKKLAFLKSEEARYKKLVEGGAASQEEYETHKTELDKLLADMDGDRAQVAAAQLDLQYTQVRASISGKTGALQVHEGAGVKKSDTKLVSINQLQPIYVRFSVAEKNLSSIRQAMAKGPLKVVSLEQGPGNKPQEGKLAFIDNAVDPASGMILMKGEMPNLDQSFWPGEFSNITLTLDTQKDAVVVPAPVVQSGQAGPYVFVVRNDGTAEMRKVTLDRTVGDESVIAQGLAAGETVVTDGQMRLTEGAKVVAKTQ; the protein is encoded by the coding sequence ATGAAGAATATCCTGCTGTGCGCGACCGTTCTCAGCCTTGCCGGCGCCTCTCTGGGCGGCTGCAAGAAGAAGCCCAAGACCGGAGGTGACGCGCCGGTTCCGGTGGTGACGGCCCAGGTCCAGAAGAAGGAGATGCCCGTGGCCATAGAGGCGCCCGGCACCGCGGAGCCCATCCGCATGGTGCAGGTGACGGCGCAGGTGGACGGCCAGCTCCTCAAGGTCAACTTCAAGGAAGGGGACATGGTCAAGCAGGGCGATCTGCTCATGGTCATAGACCCGGCGCCTTACAAGCAGAAGCTCCAGAAGATGCAGGCCGACCTGGACGGCGACGAGAAGAAGCTCGCGTTCCTCAAGTCCGAGGAGGCGCGCTACAAGAAGCTCGTGGAGGGCGGAGCCGCGTCCCAGGAGGAGTACGAGACCCACAAGACCGAGCTCGACAAGCTGCTCGCGGACATGGACGGCGACCGGGCCCAGGTGGCGGCGGCCCAGCTCGACCTCCAGTACACCCAGGTGCGCGCGTCCATATCGGGCAAGACCGGCGCGCTCCAGGTCCATGAGGGCGCCGGGGTCAAGAAGAGCGACACCAAGCTGGTGTCCATCAACCAGCTGCAGCCCATCTACGTCAGGTTCTCGGTCGCGGAGAAGAACCTCTCCTCCATCCGCCAGGCCATGGCCAAGGGCCCGCTCAAGGTCGTGTCTTTGGAGCAGGGGCCGGGCAACAAGCCCCAGGAAGGCAAGCTCGCGTTCATCGACAACGCCGTGGACCCGGCCTCGGGCATGATCCTGATGAAGGGCGAGATGCCGAATCTGGACCAGAGCTTCTGGCCGGGCGAGTTCTCCAACATCACCTTGACCCTGGACACCCAGAAGGACGCGGTGGTGGTCCCGGCCCCCGTGGTGCAGAGCGGGCAGGCGGGGCCCTACGTCTTCGTGGTGCGCAACGACGGCACGGCCGAGATGCGCAAGGTGACTTTGGACCGCACCGTGGGCGACGAGTCCGTCATCGCCCAGGGGCTCGCCGCGGGCGAGACCGTGGTGACCGACGGCCAGATGCGCCTCACCGAGGGCGCCAAGGTCGTGGCCAAGACCCAATAG